A genome region from Frankineae bacterium MT45 includes the following:
- a CDS encoding methyl-accepting chemotaxis protein: MQRVWTSWKIGTRLAVAFAFVCALCITCAGVGLWGLSHQSRLSDQLVALHTLSADAATMKFYVADETGWQSYEAMDVAAYGPAKALAADDVNVQGFASDEKSIQALMAAWHTAAMSPAEAKSFTALKAAWDSYFATVPKVEALWRQGTPASFQAATAAMNTGFNSEQYSQVVTATDDIQASIAKRTAELQKRIHADSDRARTITLTVTLAALVVAIGAALLVTRSIVRPLKRCVATLRAVAAGDLTVRAEVTGRDEVTDLAEALNRSVDATATAVSGLTRTAEQLSHTSAALTTSSSSVMAAADDATRESGRADVNAGQVTTAVNALSVGGEEMHAAISEISRNTAEAARVATSAVELTGRTAQTMSGLDESSDEIGAVVKLINAIAAQTNLLALNATIEAARAGELGKGFAVVANEVKDLAQKTEQATNGIAGRVSAIQQDAKQAVLAISEIDSVIGQISDFQTTIASAVEEQTATTADMSRWIDEVSGNANLIADNVSAVVTTATTTRQAIDGVQVASVELAGLSAELDLIAKQFTL; encoded by the coding sequence ATGCAGCGCGTCTGGACCAGTTGGAAGATCGGCACGAGGTTGGCGGTCGCCTTCGCCTTCGTCTGCGCGCTCTGCATCACGTGTGCCGGTGTCGGGCTCTGGGGGCTGAGCCACCAGTCGCGCCTCTCGGATCAGCTCGTCGCTCTCCACACCCTCTCGGCGGACGCCGCCACCATGAAGTTCTACGTGGCCGACGAGACCGGCTGGCAGTCCTATGAGGCGATGGACGTCGCCGCCTACGGTCCGGCGAAAGCGCTGGCCGCCGATGACGTCAACGTGCAGGGCTTCGCCAGTGACGAGAAGTCGATCCAGGCCCTCATGGCCGCCTGGCACACCGCCGCGATGAGCCCGGCCGAGGCGAAGTCCTTCACCGCCCTCAAGGCGGCCTGGGACAGTTACTTCGCCACCGTCCCGAAGGTCGAGGCGCTCTGGCGGCAGGGGACGCCGGCCTCCTTCCAGGCCGCCACCGCCGCGATGAACACCGGCTTCAACAGCGAGCAGTACTCGCAGGTGGTCACCGCCACCGACGACATCCAGGCCTCGATCGCCAAGCGGACGGCCGAGCTGCAGAAGCGGATCCACGCCGACTCCGACCGCGCCCGCACCATCACGCTGACCGTCACACTGGCGGCGCTGGTCGTGGCCATCGGCGCCGCGCTCCTCGTGACCCGCTCGATCGTGCGGCCGCTGAAGCGCTGCGTCGCGACGCTGCGGGCCGTCGCCGCCGGTGACCTCACCGTGCGGGCCGAGGTGACCGGGCGTGATGAGGTGACCGACCTGGCTGAGGCGCTGAACCGCAGCGTCGACGCCACCGCCACGGCGGTGAGTGGTCTCACCCGCACCGCCGAGCAGCTCTCGCACACTTCGGCTGCGCTCACCACCAGCTCGAGCAGTGTCATGGCCGCGGCCGACGACGCCACCCGCGAGTCGGGACGGGCCGATGTGAACGCCGGTCAGGTAACCACCGCGGTCAACGCCCTCTCCGTCGGTGGCGAGGAGATGCACGCGGCGATCAGCGAGATCTCCCGCAACACGGCTGAGGCGGCCCGGGTGGCCACCAGTGCCGTCGAACTCACCGGACGGACCGCGCAGACGATGTCCGGCCTGGACGAGTCCTCCGACGAGATCGGCGCCGTCGTGAAGCTGATCAACGCGATCGCGGCCCAGACCAACCTCCTCGCCCTCAACGCCACGATCGAGGCGGCTCGGGCCGGGGAGCTCGGGAAGGGCTTCGCCGTCGTCGCGAACGAGGTGAAGGACCTGGCCCAGAAGACCGAGCAGGCGACCAACGGGATCGCCGGGCGGGTCAGCGCCATCCAGCAGGACGCCAAGCAGGCCGTCCTGGCGATCAGCGAGATCGACTCTGTGATCGGTCAGATCAGCGACTTCCAGACCACCATCGCCAGCGCCGTCGAGGAGCAGACCGCGACCACGGCCGACATGTCGCGCTGGATCGACGAGGTGTCGGGGAACGCCAACCTCATCGCCGACAACGTCAGCGCCGTGGTCACCACCGCCACGACGACCCGCCAGGCCATCGACGGGGTGCAGGTGGCGAGCGTCGAGCTGGCCGGCCTCAGCGCTGAGCTGGACCTGATCGCCAAGCAGTTCACCCTGTAA
- a CDS encoding Diacylglycerol kinase family enzyme, translated as MTQPDPPVGETGPAERWLARGAVLCALVALVLLLVAGLKAVAVLIAAVVGVIVMLAAAWWFLSKRSVIRWLAAGLAIAAPVILLVVYIAHHLLLPILLVVALAAVAIALARTAVRRARTATKPPQREVAPPRRPYIIMNPRSGGGKVTRFQLDAKAAALGAEVALLEGPGPVDVAALARAAVANGADLLGVAGGDGTQALVAGIAAEHDIPFMVLSAGTRNHFALDLGLDRERPESGLEALTDGVEITLDLGLVGGRTFVNNASFGAYAHIVESPAYRDDKRGTTLKMLPDLLSGHQGARLTALIGQTATVEAPTALLISNNPYELSDPAGLGRRARLDGGRLGVIAVSVHNAAQAAELIRPRGGRTVQRFDATEVIVDADAAEVPVGVDGESLMMPTPVHCQIQPAALRVRVPRHRLPALAPPPKNSLALLVRLALNQRIRPVRAG; from the coding sequence ATGACCCAGCCCGATCCGCCCGTCGGGGAGACGGGCCCGGCTGAGCGCTGGCTGGCCCGTGGTGCCGTGCTCTGCGCGCTGGTCGCGCTCGTCCTGCTGCTGGTGGCCGGGCTCAAGGCGGTCGCCGTACTGATCGCCGCGGTCGTCGGAGTCATCGTCATGCTCGCCGCGGCCTGGTGGTTCCTGAGCAAGCGGAGCGTGATCCGGTGGCTGGCCGCCGGGCTGGCGATCGCGGCTCCGGTGATCCTCCTGGTGGTGTACATCGCCCACCACCTGCTGCTGCCGATCCTGCTCGTGGTGGCGCTGGCCGCCGTCGCGATCGCGCTGGCTCGCACCGCGGTGCGCCGGGCCAGGACGGCCACCAAGCCGCCGCAGCGTGAGGTCGCCCCGCCCCGGCGCCCGTACATCATCATGAATCCGCGCTCCGGCGGCGGGAAGGTGACCCGCTTCCAGCTCGATGCGAAGGCGGCCGCGCTCGGCGCCGAGGTCGCCCTGCTGGAGGGTCCCGGTCCGGTCGACGTCGCGGCGCTGGCCCGGGCCGCGGTGGCCAACGGAGCCGACCTGCTCGGTGTCGCCGGCGGTGACGGGACGCAGGCGCTGGTGGCCGGCATCGCGGCCGAACATGACATCCCCTTCATGGTCCTCTCGGCCGGCACCCGCAATCACTTCGCGCTGGATCTGGGTCTGGATCGGGAGCGGCCCGAGTCCGGGCTCGAGGCGCTCACCGACGGCGTCGAGATCACTCTCGATCTGGGGCTGGTCGGTGGCCGTACCTTCGTCAACAACGCCTCCTTCGGCGCCTACGCGCACATCGTCGAGAGCCCGGCCTACCGGGACGACAAGCGCGGAACCACCCTGAAAATGCTGCCTGATCTGCTCTCCGGGCACCAGGGTGCCCGGCTGACGGCGCTGATCGGCCAGACGGCCACGGTCGAGGCGCCGACGGCCCTGCTGATCAGCAACAACCCCTACGAACTCAGCGACCCGGCCGGCCTCGGGCGGCGCGCCCGCTTGGACGGCGGACGCCTCGGTGTCATCGCCGTCTCCGTGCACAACGCGGCGCAGGCGGCTGAGCTGATTCGTCCACGCGGTGGGCGCACCGTGCAGCGCTTCGACGCGACCGAGGTGATCGTCGACGCCGACGCCGCTGAGGTACCGGTCGGGGTGGACGGCGAATCACTGATGATGCCGACGCCGGTGCACTGCCAGATTCAGCCCGCAGCACTGCGAGTGCGGGTCCCGCGACATCGCCTCCCGGCCCTCGCGCCGCCGCCGAAGAACAGTCTTGCGCTGCTGGTGCGGCTGGCCTTGAACCAGCGGATCAGGCCGGTGCGGGCCGGCTAG
- a CDS encoding high affinity sulphate transporter 1, producing the protein MTAIVSKLGALPGLRAVTTYRREWLAKDVVAGIVLTTLLVPQGMAYAELAGLPPITGLYTSIMCLIAYAIFGPSRILVLGPDSSLGPMIAAVIVPLVGSGGDPKRAIAIASLLAICVSAVMLLAAAAKLGFIADLLSHPTMIGYMNGLAVTIVIGQLPKLFGFKVSADNLWGELSGFFKGLAHSEAVPAAAIVGIVGIVLILALQRWAPHFPAVLALVVLSIVAAVVFDLEDHGVSLVGTLPKGFPPLTIPTIRLSDLGPVVVGALGIALVSLADTISTASSFAERTGQEIHGNQEMAGIGAANLAAGLFQGFPVSTSGSRTAVAERSGAKTQFTGVVGAALIILMIVLLPGLFRDLPQPALAAIVITASLSLADIPGTVRLWRQRPTEFFLSIAAFLGVALVGVLAGIAVAVALSILNVFRRVWWPHQTELGRVEGLEGFHDIHSYPQAQHLPGLVILRFDAPLIFANAKTFRDAIRRLAKTEPPPSWIVVAAEPITDVDTTAADILEDLDEALTTQNIVIVFAELKDPVRRKIERYGLTRQIDPGQFYPTIGSAVAAFRAASGAEWAEPQPGREDPR; encoded by the coding sequence GTGACGGCGATCGTGTCGAAGCTCGGCGCGCTGCCCGGTCTGCGGGCGGTCACGACCTATCGTCGCGAATGGCTGGCCAAGGACGTCGTCGCCGGGATCGTCTTGACGACACTGCTGGTCCCGCAGGGGATGGCCTACGCCGAACTGGCCGGGCTGCCGCCGATCACCGGCCTCTACACCTCGATCATGTGCCTGATCGCCTATGCGATCTTCGGGCCCTCGCGGATCCTCGTGCTGGGGCCGGACTCCTCGCTCGGGCCGATGATCGCCGCCGTCATCGTGCCCCTGGTCGGCTCCGGTGGCGACCCGAAGCGCGCCATCGCGATCGCCTCGCTGCTGGCGATCTGCGTCTCGGCCGTCATGCTGCTGGCCGCCGCGGCGAAACTCGGCTTCATCGCCGACCTCCTCTCGCACCCGACGATGATCGGCTACATGAACGGCCTGGCCGTGACCATCGTCATCGGGCAGCTGCCGAAGCTCTTCGGGTTCAAGGTGAGTGCCGACAACCTGTGGGGCGAGTTGTCGGGGTTCTTCAAGGGGCTCGCCCACAGCGAAGCGGTGCCGGCGGCGGCGATCGTCGGGATCGTCGGGATCGTGCTCATCCTGGCCCTGCAGCGCTGGGCCCCGCACTTCCCGGCCGTGCTCGCCCTCGTCGTCCTCTCCATCGTGGCGGCGGTGGTCTTCGACCTCGAAGACCACGGAGTCAGCCTGGTCGGCACTCTCCCCAAAGGCTTCCCCCCGCTCACGATCCCGACCATTCGCCTCTCCGATCTCGGGCCGGTGGTGGTCGGCGCGCTGGGGATCGCGCTGGTCTCGCTGGCCGACACAATCTCCACCGCGTCGTCGTTCGCCGAGCGCACCGGCCAGGAGATTCACGGCAATCAGGAGATGGCCGGCATCGGTGCGGCCAACCTGGCCGCTGGCCTCTTCCAGGGCTTCCCGGTGAGCACCAGCGGTTCCCGCACGGCGGTGGCCGAGCGCTCCGGCGCCAAGACGCAGTTCACCGGGGTCGTCGGGGCGGCCTTGATCATCCTGATGATCGTGCTGCTTCCGGGGCTGTTCCGAGATCTTCCCCAGCCCGCGCTGGCCGCGATCGTCATCACCGCGTCTCTTTCGCTGGCCGACATCCCGGGGACGGTCCGGCTCTGGCGGCAGCGACCGACGGAGTTCTTCCTCTCCATCGCGGCCTTCCTCGGCGTGGCCCTGGTCGGGGTGCTGGCCGGCATCGCGGTCGCGGTCGCGCTCTCGATCCTCAATGTTTTCCGGCGGGTCTGGTGGCCGCATCAGACCGAGCTCGGACGGGTGGAGGGCCTGGAGGGGTTCCACGACATCCACTCCTACCCGCAGGCCCAGCACCTGCCGGGGCTGGTGATCCTGCGCTTCGACGCACCGCTGATCTTCGCCAACGCCAAGACTTTCCGTGATGCGATTCGGCGGCTGGCCAAGACCGAGCCGCCGCCATCCTGGATCGTGGTGGCGGCTGAGCCGATCACCGACGTGGACACCACCGCGGCCGACATCCTGGAGGACCTCGACGAGGCGCTGACGACGCAGAACATCGTCATCGTCTTCGCCGAGCTCAAGGACCCGGTGCGCCGCAAGATCGAACGCTACGGGCTGACCCGCCAGATCGACCCGGGGCAGTTCTATCCGACGATCGGGTCGGCGGTCGCGGCCTTCCGGGCCGCCTCCGGAGCGGAGTGGGCCGAACCTCAACCCGGACGAGAGGATCCCCGATGA
- a CDS encoding Alpha-tubulin suppressor has product MSTRLPRKRLMGGLTTLAALAVILPLVVFSTLANWTASNTNPTNALTTGSWLLSSWGTANVGQTGLVSVNSGSNSTIPIALPGPETWTSISTGHMDTCAITNTQALYCWGYNGLGQLGDGSVTDNFDPELLSGTWSSVSAGYDGTCGIKTNQTLWCWGYNAHGSVGDSTTADKHAPTAANVSGTTTWLSVSVGQYFACGLKTDHTLWCWGDNANGQIGIGSTTDATSPTQVGAATWSAVGTGYDHACAVKLSDSSLWCWGYNATGQVGDASTTQRTSPVAVSGGGTWTSVAGGISHTCAVRVSGAMYCWGANTYGQVGDGTTTSPRTSPTAVSTTGLTTWSTVGLGQNASCGLKTDGTLWCWGHDDLGMLGNGNTTDQSNPVSPGTSAYTAISGGFQHVCGIRSGGTIWCQGYNGYGIAGQTKDYGVFAPSQLPLTGSAWTSGAQATSDGCGVKYDGTLWCWGANTYGEDGDGTVTANLAPDQAGSATNWSSVSIGHGVTCALTTAGSNNLWCWGYGGANQLGTGSTTDQHSPTAGPAGSWSSVSVGDTHTCAINTAHALYCWGTNDQGQIGNGGTTLTATPATITASGVSGWASVSAGFANTCAISTAASTNSSALYCWGYNGHGQDGKGGVAGTPGNYQSPQLISTGWSNVGVGYYNACAVKTAGTLWCFGYNNFGQLGNGSSGTDLTSPTQVGSATTWSDVGAGDGFACATQTDRTLWCWGTDTSGQLGDRAKTQQNSPELVPNVKFSYVDGHGNVDGMIAWG; this is encoded by the coding sequence GTGAGTACCCGCCTGCCCCGAAAACGCCTGATGGGCGGCCTCACCACCCTGGCCGCGCTGGCCGTCATCCTGCCGCTGGTCGTCTTCTCCACCCTGGCCAACTGGACCGCGTCGAACACCAACCCCACGAACGCCCTCACCACCGGTTCCTGGCTCCTCTCCAGCTGGGGAACCGCCAATGTCGGCCAGACCGGCCTCGTCAGCGTCAACTCCGGCTCCAACTCCACGATCCCGATCGCACTCCCGGGGCCTGAGACCTGGACGTCCATCTCCACTGGACACATGGATACCTGCGCCATCACCAACACGCAGGCGCTCTACTGCTGGGGCTACAACGGCCTCGGCCAGCTCGGCGACGGTAGCGTCACCGACAACTTCGACCCGGAACTCCTCAGCGGCACCTGGTCGAGTGTCTCCGCCGGCTACGACGGAACCTGCGGCATCAAGACCAATCAGACGCTCTGGTGCTGGGGTTACAACGCCCACGGCAGCGTCGGCGACTCGACGACGGCGGACAAGCACGCCCCGACCGCGGCCAACGTCAGCGGGACGACGACCTGGCTGAGCGTCTCGGTCGGCCAGTACTTCGCCTGCGGGCTGAAGACCGACCACACCCTCTGGTGCTGGGGCGACAACGCCAACGGCCAGATCGGGATCGGCTCGACCACCGACGCCACCTCACCCACCCAGGTCGGAGCCGCCACCTGGTCGGCCGTCGGGACCGGCTACGACCATGCCTGTGCGGTAAAGCTCTCCGACAGTTCGCTCTGGTGCTGGGGCTACAACGCCACCGGCCAGGTAGGCGACGCCAGCACCACCCAGCGCACCAGTCCGGTCGCCGTCTCCGGCGGCGGCACCTGGACGTCGGTCGCCGGCGGCATCTCACACACCTGCGCCGTCAGGGTCAGCGGCGCGATGTACTGCTGGGGCGCCAACACCTACGGCCAGGTCGGCGACGGGACCACCACCTCCCCGCGCACCTCTCCCACGGCCGTCAGCACCACCGGCCTCACCACCTGGTCGACGGTGGGTCTGGGACAGAACGCCTCCTGCGGCCTGAAGACCGACGGCACTCTCTGGTGCTGGGGCCACGACGACCTGGGCATGCTCGGCAACGGCAATACCACCGACCAGTCGAACCCGGTCTCCCCCGGAACCAGCGCGTACACCGCCATCAGCGGGGGGTTCCAGCACGTCTGCGGGATCCGCAGCGGCGGCACGATCTGGTGCCAGGGCTACAACGGCTACGGCATCGCCGGACAGACCAAGGACTACGGCGTCTTCGCACCATCCCAGCTACCGCTCACCGGTTCGGCCTGGACCTCCGGGGCGCAGGCCACCAGCGACGGCTGCGGCGTCAAGTACGACGGGACGCTCTGGTGCTGGGGCGCCAACACCTACGGCGAGGACGGTGACGGGACCGTCACCGCCAATCTGGCCCCCGACCAGGCCGGCTCGGCGACGAACTGGAGTTCCGTCTCCATCGGGCACGGCGTCACCTGCGCCTTGACCACGGCGGGGAGCAACAACCTCTGGTGCTGGGGTTACGGCGGGGCCAACCAACTGGGGACCGGGAGCACCACCGACCAGCACTCCCCCACCGCGGGCCCGGCCGGTTCCTGGAGTTCGGTCAGCGTCGGGGACACCCACACCTGTGCCATCAACACCGCCCACGCCCTGTACTGCTGGGGCACCAACGACCAGGGGCAGATCGGTAACGGCGGCACCACCCTCACCGCAACGCCGGCCACGATCACGGCCAGCGGGGTCAGCGGCTGGGCCTCGGTCTCGGCCGGGTTCGCCAACACCTGCGCGATCAGCACCGCGGCCAGCACCAACAGCAGTGCGCTTTATTGCTGGGGCTACAACGGGCACGGCCAGGACGGCAAGGGCGGGGTGGCCGGCACACCGGGCAACTACCAGTCCCCGCAGCTGATCTCGACCGGCTGGTCGAACGTCGGCGTCGGCTACTACAACGCCTGCGCGGTGAAGACCGCCGGGACGCTCTGGTGCTTCGGCTACAACAACTTTGGCCAGCTGGGGAACGGCTCCTCCGGCACCGACCTCACCTCACCCACGCAGGTCGGCTCCGCAACGACCTGGAGCGACGTCGGCGCCGGTGACGGCTTCGCCTGCGCCACCCAGACCGACCGCACCCTCTGGTGCTGGGGCACCGACACCAGCGGGCAGCTGGGTGACCGGGCCAAGACCCAGCAGAACAGTCCCGAGCTGGTGCCCAACGTCAAGTTCAGCTACGTCGACGGCCACGGCAACGTGGACGGCATGATCGCCTGGGGCTAA
- a CDS encoding PAS domain S-box-containing protein/diguanylate cyclase (GGDEF) domain-containing protein — MLTPEQDRERVAALHSYGILDTQPESSFDALTRLAAQLTDTPMALVGLIDESRQWFKSQVGLDSCETSREQTFCRYALHSPEIFVVPDAHLDPRFADNPMVTGSPFIRFYAGVPLISDDGYALGTLCVLDTVPRELSETQYEQLHALAGQVMTQLLLRRHTHALAAEVAARQSAEQAARDSESRWRTLVDASPVGISLADEHGCFLTANQALCDILGRSFDQLVGRTAASFTHEDDLPSHHATGETILASGGVARLERRCYRPDGDLRWLWLTLTHTPGPQGQTWTLAHAEDITDRKLSEQALQESESDLAAVADVVRKIQSGADARESVVQAGLRLASASYVSLVEPNADCSALTVTAATDPSLVGASVAMDPTSATARTFTSGEAFFSAKTAGHPMISPALLELTGARTVYIVPVFSGESISGVIIVAWTHELPSIDDRRARVVALLADNAGVALRQAGLLAELHTLASTDPLTGLANRRSWDQRLDALMAQAREDGTPLTVAVADLDHFKKFNDEHGHLAGDRMLRDFADAMQSQLRNGDFAARWGGEEFTVALPDCTQSEAIRVLNRVRLSVPHDSTCSIGHATWDGHEDVDSLLRRADSALYAAKQAGRNQTLAA; from the coding sequence ATGCTGACGCCTGAGCAGGACCGAGAGCGGGTCGCAGCCCTGCATTCGTACGGGATTCTCGACACGCAGCCCGAGTCGTCCTTCGACGCGCTCACCCGTCTCGCCGCGCAGTTGACCGATACGCCGATGGCCCTCGTCGGTCTCATCGACGAATCCCGGCAGTGGTTCAAGTCACAGGTCGGCCTGGATAGCTGCGAGACGTCGCGCGAACAAACATTCTGCCGCTACGCCCTGCACAGCCCGGAGATCTTCGTGGTCCCGGACGCGCATCTGGACCCGCGCTTCGCCGACAATCCGATGGTCACCGGCTCGCCGTTCATCCGGTTCTACGCCGGAGTGCCGCTGATCTCCGACGACGGCTATGCACTGGGGACGCTCTGCGTCCTCGACACGGTCCCCCGTGAACTCAGCGAGACCCAGTACGAGCAGCTGCACGCGCTGGCCGGTCAGGTGATGACGCAACTGCTGCTGCGCCGCCACACGCACGCGCTCGCCGCCGAGGTGGCTGCCCGCCAGAGTGCGGAACAAGCGGCCCGGGACTCCGAGTCACGCTGGCGCACGCTGGTCGATGCGTCACCGGTCGGCATCTCTCTCGCCGATGAGCACGGGTGCTTCCTCACCGCCAACCAGGCCCTCTGCGACATCCTCGGACGTAGCTTCGATCAGCTGGTCGGCCGCACCGCGGCGTCCTTCACGCATGAGGACGACCTGCCCAGTCACCACGCCACCGGCGAGACGATCCTGGCCAGCGGGGGCGTGGCCCGTCTCGAACGGCGCTGCTACCGCCCGGACGGTGACCTGCGCTGGCTCTGGCTGACGCTGACCCACACCCCCGGACCGCAGGGGCAGACCTGGACCCTGGCCCACGCCGAGGACATCACCGACCGCAAGCTCTCCGAGCAAGCCCTGCAGGAGTCGGAGTCCGATCTGGCCGCCGTCGCCGACGTGGTCCGCAAGATCCAGAGCGGCGCCGACGCGCGCGAGAGTGTGGTCCAGGCCGGCCTGCGACTAGCCTCGGCCAGCTACGTCAGCCTCGTCGAGCCGAACGCCGACTGCTCCGCCCTCACCGTCACCGCCGCCACTGACCCGTCCCTCGTCGGCGCGTCGGTGGCGATGGATCCGACCTCGGCCACTGCCCGCACCTTCACCTCCGGCGAAGCGTTCTTCTCGGCCAAGACGGCCGGCCACCCGATGATCTCGCCGGCCCTGCTGGAGCTGACCGGCGCCCGCACGGTGTACATCGTGCCGGTCTTCTCGGGTGAATCCATCAGCGGCGTCATCATCGTCGCCTGGACCCACGAGCTTCCGAGCATCGACGACCGGCGGGCCCGCGTCGTCGCGCTGCTGGCCGACAACGCCGGGGTGGCTCTACGCCAAGCTGGACTGCTGGCCGAACTGCACACGCTCGCCTCGACCGACCCGCTGACCGGGCTCGCCAATCGACGCAGCTGGGACCAGCGCCTGGACGCGCTGATGGCCCAGGCCCGCGAAGACGGCACCCCACTCACCGTCGCCGTCGCCGACCTCGATCACTTCAAGAAGTTCAACGACGAGCACGGCCACCTGGCCGGCGACCGCATGCTCCGCGACTTCGCCGACGCCATGCAGAGCCAGTTGCGCAACGGCGACTTCGCGGCCCGGTGGGGCGGTGAGGAGTTCACCGTCGCGCTCCCCGACTGCACCCAGTCGGAGGCGATCCGCGTGCTGAACCGGGTGCGTCTCTCCGTGCCGCACGACTCGACCTGCAGCATCGGTCACGCGACCTGGGACGGGCACGAGGACGTCGACTCGCTGCTGCGCCGGGCCGACTCCGCGCTCTACGCGGCCAAGCAGGCCGGCCGCAATCAGACTCTGGCCGCCTAG